A genomic segment from Candidatus Nanopelagicales bacterium encodes:
- a CDS encoding serine hydrolase domain-containing protein translates to MSMPQTLPPDLVEALNTAAGAAVDQSAGTPGAVVGVRTDTGTWLGTFGTADPSTGKANTRDTHFRIGSVTKMFTATLLLQMVESGGLTLADPIADYVPAVPGGDQITLDLLARMRSGLANYTSVPEVAALIVADPAAPQEPDAMIRLGLSHSPVFAPDERFDYCNTNYLLLGRVIEQVADSDFGSLLSEHILKPLGLTGTWWPGDSAELPHPFARGFTLLVPSGTPGEPVDATDFNPSWGGAAGSLVSTADDLLAFSSILATGNGLLGAGTQALRLDSFAPAPSMGPGVSYGLGLMQIDGWIGHSGDIPGYRAACYYHPDISTSVVVLTASDIVAGRCPEASAAVTMASDAECMSPTARIFDAVSKVLGRPSSTPTGGAS, encoded by the coding sequence ATGAGCATGCCCCAAACGTTGCCGCCGGACTTGGTCGAAGCGCTCAACACTGCGGCCGGAGCCGCCGTCGATCAGTCGGCTGGAACACCGGGGGCGGTTGTCGGAGTGCGCACCGACACGGGTACCTGGCTCGGGACATTCGGTACCGCCGATCCCAGCACCGGGAAGGCGAACACTCGGGACACCCACTTTCGGATCGGGTCGGTCACCAAGATGTTCACGGCCACGCTGCTGCTCCAGATGGTCGAGTCTGGCGGCCTTACCCTCGCTGACCCGATCGCGGACTATGTCCCTGCTGTGCCCGGTGGCGACCAGATCACACTGGATCTCCTGGCCCGCATGCGCAGCGGCCTGGCGAACTACACGTCCGTGCCGGAGGTCGCGGCGCTGATCGTGGCTGATCCAGCGGCCCCGCAGGAACCGGACGCGATGATTCGTCTGGGCCTGTCCCACTCGCCAGTGTTCGCACCTGACGAGAGGTTCGACTACTGCAACACCAACTACCTACTGCTGGGTCGGGTGATCGAGCAGGTCGCCGACAGCGATTTCGGTTCGCTGCTGTCGGAACACATCCTGAAACCGCTCGGCTTGACCGGCACATGGTGGCCAGGTGACTCAGCCGAGCTGCCCCATCCCTTCGCCCGAGGTTTCACCCTGCTGGTCCCGTCGGGCACGCCAGGTGAACCTGTCGACGCCACCGATTTCAATCCCTCGTGGGGGGGCGCCGCAGGTTCCCTCGTCTCGACGGCCGACGACTTATTGGCGTTCAGCTCGATCCTGGCCACAGGGAATGGGCTGTTGGGCGCGGGCACCCAGGCCCTGAGACTTGACTCCTTCGCACCCGCCCCGAGTATGGGCCCGGGGGTGAGTTACGGGCTCGGCCTCATGCAGATCGACGGGTGGATCGGACATTCGGGGGACATCCCTGGGTACCGCGCCGCCTGTTACTACCACCCCGACATCTCGACCAGCGTGGTCGTGCTCACCGCCAGCGACATCGTGGCTGGTCGCTGCCCCGAGGCGAGTGCTGCCGTCACCATGGCATCTGATGCCGAGTGCATGTCGCCCACGGCTCGGATCTTCGACGCGGTGTCGAAGGTGCTGGGCCGCCCGAGTTCCACCCCGACCGGCGGCGCGAGCTGA
- a CDS encoding DUF4436 family protein: MDSLPYDSLAAAPLPRSFTPRGWVVFGALVGVFAIVWLIVFATYKVAGTTEGETAPPAEPVDGIGILLEPRAFDPAENAMTVRLQFLPTGELMNPDGSLTQDVVVSFESFSGLTEVTLARGRQAATQEIMIGTEGNYATYPLDTYNASVGVIADAVVRDDGGQITDKVPIPIATQITGSVDGWDLIVSNPNPGPTDYVEATMNLDRSGNTLLFAFFLLGLMTILVVVGIALATLTATHRRSLGVDLLGWFATLLFALPFLRQVLPGAPPVGAAIDVYVFLWLLAFTLVSTVVVVVAWLRQNRATLLKAHHTRDHHDS, translated from the coding sequence GTGGACTCGCTGCCGTACGACTCGCTGGCGGCCGCTCCTCTGCCGCGGTCTTTCACGCCCCGTGGATGGGTCGTCTTCGGGGCTCTGGTGGGCGTTTTCGCGATCGTGTGGCTGATCGTCTTCGCGACCTACAAGGTCGCCGGTACCACCGAGGGAGAGACTGCGCCACCCGCAGAGCCTGTCGACGGCATTGGAATCCTCCTCGAACCCAGGGCGTTCGATCCCGCGGAGAACGCGATGACGGTGCGCCTGCAGTTCCTTCCGACCGGCGAACTGATGAATCCCGACGGCTCCCTGACCCAGGATGTCGTCGTCTCGTTCGAGAGCTTCTCCGGACTCACCGAAGTCACACTCGCACGGGGCCGGCAAGCGGCTACCCAGGAAATCATGATCGGGACCGAGGGCAACTACGCCACGTACCCGCTGGATACCTACAACGCCTCCGTCGGGGTTATTGCCGACGCGGTCGTGCGCGATGACGGAGGACAGATCACGGACAAGGTTCCGATCCCGATCGCCACCCAGATCACCGGATCGGTGGACGGGTGGGATCTCATCGTCTCCAATCCGAACCCAGGCCCCACGGACTACGTCGAGGCCACCATGAACCTCGACAGGTCCGGGAACACTCTGCTGTTCGCCTTCTTCCTGCTCGGACTCATGACGATCCTGGTAGTCGTGGGCATCGCGCTTGCCACCCTGACGGCGACCCATCGGCGCAGCCTCGGTGTCGATCTCCTGGGCTGGTTCGCCACCTTGCTCTTCGCCCTTCCGTTTCTTAGGCAGGTCCTGCCCGGAGCGCCGCCGGTGGGAGCGGCCATCGATGTGTACGTCTTCTTGTGGCTGCTCGCGTTCACCCTCGTGTCCACGGTCGTCGTTGTGGTCGCCTGGCTGCGGCAGAACCGGGCGACGCTACTCAAGGCGCATCACACGCGCGATCACCACGACAGTTGA
- a CDS encoding MMPL family transporter produces the protein MTHAYEQAPPKTTTPLELTVGPISRWAVHKPKSAILAWLIMAAAIFALAATAGGTYNNSFSLPDTESATAQELLEQIPGAQESLTGATAKVVWSPASGSATSPAVAETITQTLNTISEVPGVTCVVTPYGEPLGSDCEAARKRAAAQETPAGQGRQPVSPSAAKVLAGSGPAGFSVDEHVGFATVTFEGAVEDVSPASATAVLDAVEAANGTDSLTVGVNGQALEFAGQEPPSSEGIGITVALVILLFTFGSLVGAFLPVFSAILSLAVGQALVLVTASFLDVATFAPTLAAMIGLGVGIDYSLFVINRYKQALDAGREPRTAALESVRTAGRAVLFAAATVVIALLGLFVLRIEFFNGLAIAASATVAMMMIGATLLLPAVLSLLGRKAFAIKLPWARKPKEHNPDGNVFARYGAWLEQNFRWFGAVALAVILVIAAPIASLRLGFTDDSGKSPEASARIAHEQLSEGFGPGSNGPFLVAIETSQPGDDAAVQQLAGAISSDPGVAAAIPFPLAPGSTVTAMQVVPTTAPQDEATTDLLNRLREEIIPAASGDTVRAYVGGTQAITSDFTSVLQDALPLFLAVVMGLGFLALVLLFRSIVVPLTGVITSLLSLAAAMGVTVAVFQWGWLAEIIGITGTGPIQPFLPIMVFAILFGLSMDYQVFLVSRMQEEWGHTQDNRKAVRRGLAASGRVVAIAAAIMFSVFGAFILGSDSTIKLFGLALASAVLFDAFIVRLIIVPSLMYQFHNANWWLPGWLGRTLPRVAVESEEDVRFEEAEIDDIPESEGLPEPDLARS, from the coding sequence GTGACACATGCATATGAGCAAGCGCCGCCGAAAACGACCACACCTCTGGAGTTGACCGTGGGACCGATCTCTCGATGGGCCGTTCACAAGCCCAAGAGCGCAATTCTCGCCTGGCTCATCATGGCGGCGGCCATCTTCGCCCTGGCGGCCACAGCCGGCGGCACGTACAACAACTCGTTCTCGTTGCCCGACACCGAGTCGGCAACCGCCCAGGAATTGCTCGAACAGATCCCAGGCGCGCAGGAGTCGCTGACCGGCGCGACGGCTAAGGTCGTCTGGAGCCCGGCGTCGGGTTCGGCAACGTCGCCCGCCGTGGCGGAGACGATCACGCAGACCCTGAATACCATTTCCGAGGTTCCTGGCGTCACGTGCGTCGTGACCCCTTACGGCGAACCGCTGGGTTCGGACTGCGAAGCCGCACGCAAGCGGGCCGCCGCCCAGGAGACTCCGGCGGGACAAGGGCGCCAACCCGTTTCGCCGTCTGCCGCAAAGGTACTCGCCGGTTCCGGGCCGGCAGGCTTCAGTGTGGATGAACACGTCGGCTTTGCGACGGTGACGTTCGAGGGCGCTGTCGAGGACGTGTCGCCCGCCTCGGCAACGGCGGTCCTGGACGCGGTCGAGGCCGCCAACGGAACCGACAGCCTCACCGTGGGCGTCAATGGACAAGCACTTGAGTTCGCCGGTCAAGAGCCGCCGAGCAGTGAGGGCATTGGCATCACGGTCGCCCTCGTGATCCTGTTGTTCACCTTCGGATCGCTGGTGGGCGCGTTCCTGCCGGTGTTCTCGGCGATCCTGTCACTTGCAGTGGGTCAGGCCCTCGTACTTGTCACCGCGAGCTTCCTCGATGTTGCGACCTTTGCCCCCACCCTGGCGGCAATGATCGGACTAGGGGTCGGAATCGACTACTCGCTGTTCGTCATCAACCGCTACAAACAAGCGCTGGACGCCGGTCGCGAACCGCGTACAGCCGCCCTGGAGTCGGTGCGTACCGCCGGGCGTGCAGTGCTGTTTGCTGCTGCCACCGTGGTCATCGCGTTGCTGGGGTTGTTTGTCCTTCGAATCGAGTTCTTCAACGGCTTGGCTATCGCGGCTTCGGCCACGGTCGCCATGATGATGATCGGCGCGACGTTGCTGTTGCCCGCTGTGCTGTCACTGCTTGGTCGCAAGGCATTCGCGATCAAGCTGCCGTGGGCCCGCAAACCCAAGGAACACAATCCCGATGGCAACGTGTTCGCCCGCTACGGCGCTTGGTTGGAGCAGAACTTCCGCTGGTTCGGCGCCGTCGCGCTGGCCGTGATCCTGGTGATCGCCGCTCCAATAGCCTCACTGCGGCTCGGCTTCACCGATGACAGCGGCAAGTCCCCGGAAGCCTCAGCCCGTATCGCCCATGAACAGTTGAGCGAGGGTTTCGGGCCCGGCAGCAACGGACCGTTCCTCGTGGCGATCGAGACCAGCCAACCTGGCGATGACGCGGCTGTCCAACAATTGGCGGGCGCCATCTCGAGCGACCCCGGCGTGGCCGCGGCCATTCCGTTCCCACTGGCACCTGGTTCCACGGTCACGGCCATGCAGGTCGTGCCCACCACGGCTCCGCAAGACGAGGCCACCACGGACCTGCTCAACCGCTTGCGCGAAGAGATCATCCCGGCGGCATCGGGAGACACCGTCAGGGCATACGTGGGTGGCACACAGGCCATCACGTCGGACTTCACCTCGGTGTTGCAGGACGCCCTGCCGCTGTTCCTGGCCGTAGTGATGGGGCTGGGGTTCCTTGCCCTGGTGCTGCTCTTCCGTTCGATAGTCGTCCCGTTGACCGGTGTCATTACGAGTCTGTTGTCACTGGCTGCAGCCATGGGCGTCACCGTGGCGGTGTTCCAGTGGGGGTGGTTGGCGGAGATCATCGGCATCACGGGCACCGGTCCCATTCAGCCCTTCTTACCCATCATGGTGTTCGCGATCCTGTTCGGGCTGTCGATGGACTACCAGGTCTTCCTGGTCAGTCGGATGCAGGAGGAGTGGGGTCACACTCAAGACAATCGCAAGGCGGTTCGCCGTGGATTGGCCGCCTCGGGCCGGGTCGTGGCCATTGCGGCGGCGATCATGTTCAGCGTCTTCGGGGCGTTCATCCTGGGCAGCGACTCCACCATCAAACTGTTCGGCCTGGCACTCGCCTCCGCGGTGCTGTTCGACGCATTCATCGTGCGCTTGATCATCGTTCCGTCGCTGATGTACCAGTTTCACAACGCGAACTGGTGGCTGCCCGGCTGGCTGGGTCGGACACTGCCGCGCGTTGCGGTCGAGTCTGAAGAGGACGTTCGATTCGAAGAGGCCGAGATCGATGACATCCCCGAGAGCGAGGGACTGCCCGAGCCAGATCTCGCCCGCTCGTAA
- a CDS encoding MarR family winged helix-turn-helix transcriptional regulator gives MPLKRRLESSRYAPEPELLLRINRAVMRMRRVIVKPPELSMPMPSLGRSVDFAKVHACMAIAEGAVDGAPTGPDGHRVSTVKDVAAFMQLDHSTASRLLSEAEADGLVERGTDPEDRRRTTVSLTDIGRLVLQDSIAMRTWAMSQAFDQWSEKDLKTLAIMLERMAQTLVERMPDLMCEARERFGLTGEQH, from the coding sequence ATGCCACTCAAGAGACGGTTGGAGTCGTCGCGTTACGCCCCGGAACCCGAACTACTGCTCCGGATCAATCGTGCGGTCATGCGCATGCGTCGCGTCATCGTCAAGCCACCCGAGTTGTCCATGCCGATGCCGTCACTGGGCCGTTCTGTTGATTTCGCGAAGGTGCACGCCTGCATGGCGATCGCAGAGGGCGCCGTTGATGGCGCTCCCACAGGCCCCGACGGGCACCGGGTATCGACGGTCAAGGACGTCGCCGCATTCATGCAGTTGGATCATTCCACCGCCAGCCGACTGCTGAGCGAAGCCGAAGCCGATGGCCTCGTCGAGCGCGGGACCGACCCCGAGGACCGCCGCCGCACTACCGTGTCCCTGACCGACATCGGCCGCTTGGTATTGCAGGACAGCATCGCGATGCGGACGTGGGCCATGAGCCAGGCCTTTGACCAATGGTCCGAGAAGGATCTGAAGACCTTGGCCATCATGCTCGAACGGATGGCACAGACCCTCGTAGAACGTATGCCCGACCTCATGTGCGAGGCACGTGAGCGTTTCGGGCTCACCGGCGAACAGCACTGA
- a CDS encoding carboxymuconolactone decarboxylase family protein, translating to MNYGQAIQDELRPQSRELRRMIPDVYKGFAALHGAALVDGVLDAKTKELIALAISVNTQCDGCISAHAKAAARLGATREEAAEAIGVTMLMGGGPASIYAPRAFDAFCEFHAALHPEDATPVN from the coding sequence ATGAACTACGGCCAAGCAATACAAGACGAGTTGCGCCCACAGAGTCGGGAACTACGTCGCATGATCCCCGACGTCTACAAGGGCTTTGCCGCCCTGCACGGGGCAGCGCTGGTCGATGGCGTTCTGGATGCCAAGACCAAGGAACTCATCGCCTTGGCGATCTCGGTCAATACGCAATGCGACGGCTGCATCTCGGCCCACGCCAAGGCGGCGGCTCGTCTGGGCGCGACCCGCGAGGAGGCCGCCGAAGCGATCGGGGTGACGATGCTGATGGGTGGTGGCCCGGCGTCCATCTATGCCCCGCGCGCCTTTGACGCCTTCTGCGAGTTCCACGCCGCGCTGCACCCCGAGGACGCAACGCCGGTCAACTGA
- a CDS encoding nucleoside phosphorylase, giving the protein MTVQPADLPVKAYDEASVFQPANLLREARRQKNLSDDAVPRVCLLDPDGDIAAHLATSTNAHRHPGWACYHTDMWVTQVSGTTIGVVGRAVGAPFAVLVAEQLFVSGAELVISITSAGQLQPLAQTPYFVLIEAALRDEGTSLHYRPPGTWSPMRLHLRQSLGATLDNLEEPIITARSWTTDAPYRETPAAISSATEMGAACVEMEAAALYALAEACNRDIVCIAHITNTMATTGDDFEKGDANGVHAALALTAHLAHELQRS; this is encoded by the coding sequence GTGACGGTGCAGCCAGCAGATCTGCCGGTGAAGGCCTACGACGAGGCATCGGTATTCCAGCCGGCCAACCTGTTACGCGAAGCGCGTCGTCAGAAGAACCTGTCCGACGACGCTGTGCCCCGCGTGTGCCTGCTCGACCCCGACGGCGACATCGCCGCTCACCTTGCCACGTCCACCAACGCACACAGGCATCCGGGGTGGGCTTGCTACCACACCGACATGTGGGTCACCCAGGTCTCCGGCACAACCATCGGTGTCGTCGGACGCGCCGTCGGCGCCCCCTTCGCGGTGCTCGTCGCCGAACAGCTATTCGTCAGCGGCGCCGAACTTGTCATCTCGATCACCTCGGCGGGCCAGCTCCAGCCGCTTGCCCAGACCCCGTACTTCGTCCTCATCGAAGCCGCTCTGCGCGACGAGGGGACCAGTCTGCACTACCGGCCACCGGGTACCTGGAGCCCGATGCGCCTCCACCTTCGCCAATCCCTGGGAGCCACGCTCGACAACCTCGAAGAGCCGATCATCACCGCACGGTCATGGACAACTGACGCACCGTACCGCGAGACACCAGCCGCCATCTCCTCGGCCACCGAAATGGGCGCCGCCTGCGTCGAGATGGAGGCAGCCGCACTCTACGCCCTCGCAGAGGCATGCAACCGTGACATCGTCTGCATCGCCCACATCACCAACACCATGGCCACAACAGGCGACGACTTCGAGAAAGGCGACGCCAACGGCGTACACGCAGCCCTCGCCCTCACTGCCCACCTGGCACACGAGTTGCAGCGTTCCTGA
- a CDS encoding metalloregulator ArsR/SmtB family transcription factor, whose amino-acid sequence MDPREYKDEVFGHFARIGAAFGHAKRVEIVDVLGQGERTVESLAGQISASVANTSRHLQILAGAGLVTRRVEGTSRVYRLTDRSVEAGYRSLVALAEQHISEVAALTDAFFEQADGARPISFLEFDEMTRSGHVLLVDVRPASEFAAGHVDGAVNIPVADLATRINELPDDASIVAYCRGPYCVMASTAVSRLRESGFVAARLEGGYPQWRDAGRPIAARESA is encoded by the coding sequence ATGGACCCACGCGAGTACAAGGACGAAGTGTTCGGGCACTTCGCGCGCATCGGCGCTGCGTTCGGGCACGCCAAGCGGGTGGAGATCGTCGACGTTCTCGGCCAAGGTGAGCGCACCGTCGAATCGCTGGCCGGCCAGATCTCGGCCAGTGTCGCCAACACATCCCGGCACCTGCAGATTCTCGCCGGTGCCGGGCTGGTCACCCGTCGCGTCGAGGGCACCTCCCGGGTCTATCGACTCACCGACCGGTCCGTGGAGGCCGGGTACCGCAGTCTCGTCGCCCTGGCCGAGCAGCACATCTCGGAAGTCGCCGCACTGACCGATGCCTTCTTCGAGCAGGCCGACGGCGCTCGACCGATTAGCTTCCTGGAGTTTGACGAGATGACACGATCGGGTCACGTGCTCTTGGTGGACGTCAGGCCGGCCAGCGAGTTCGCCGCCGGGCACGTCGACGGGGCGGTCAACATCCCCGTCGCCGACCTCGCCACGCGCATCAACGAACTACCCGACGACGCCAGCATCGTCGCCTACTGCCGCGGGCCCTACTGCGTGATGGCATCCACGGCTGTGTCCCGCCTACGCGAGTCCGGCTTCGTGGCCGCGCGATTGGAGGGCGGCTACCCGCAGTGGCGTGACGCCGGCCGGCCCATCGCCGCACGAGAGTCGGCGTGA
- a CDS encoding PIG-L deacetylase family protein, with the protein MTSAVGHVSRNTALPSWRRVLAVVAHPDDESFGLGAVLAAFAAVGSEVSVLCLTRGEASTVQGVEGDLAQVRAQELQRAGQVLGLTRVGLREYPDGALADVPLDDLRAEIAAFAGSSPPDGIVVFDPSGITGHADHQRATEAALGYARTGSIPVLGWTLPDDVAATLNTETGAGFSGHPQAEVDLVIDVDRSTQELAVACHPSQAVPGSVLWRRLDLLGPREHLRWLHHPDTTNDAGHSSKNPSQEGSTP; encoded by the coding sequence ATGACATCGGCCGTCGGGCACGTCTCAAGGAACACGGCGCTGCCGTCGTGGCGTCGCGTCCTCGCGGTCGTGGCACATCCGGACGACGAGTCGTTCGGACTGGGCGCGGTCCTGGCAGCGTTCGCCGCTGTCGGCAGCGAGGTGTCGGTCCTGTGCCTCACGCGCGGCGAGGCCTCTACCGTGCAGGGAGTCGAGGGTGACCTCGCGCAGGTGCGCGCACAGGAGTTGCAGCGGGCAGGGCAGGTTCTGGGTCTGACTCGCGTGGGCCTGCGGGAGTACCCCGACGGTGCACTCGCAGACGTCCCGCTGGACGACCTCCGCGCCGAGATCGCCGCGTTTGCGGGCAGTTCGCCCCCGGACGGGATCGTGGTTTTCGACCCCAGCGGGATCACCGGGCACGCCGACCATCAGCGCGCCACCGAGGCCGCCCTCGGATACGCCCGCACGGGAAGCATCCCGGTGCTGGGCTGGACTCTGCCCGATGACGTGGCCGCCACCCTGAACACCGAGACCGGCGCCGGCTTCAGCGGCCACCCCCAAGCGGAGGTCGACCTCGTCATCGACGTGGACCGCTCGACCCAGGAACTGGCTGTCGCCTGCCACCCCAGCCAAGCAGTACCTGGCAGCGTGCTGTGGCGCCGACTCGATCTACTCGGCCCGCGCGAGCACCTGCGCTGGCTGCATCACCCCGACACCACCAACGACGCCGGCCACTCATCGAAGAACCCCTCACAAGAAGGAAGCACCCCATGA
- a CDS encoding DsrE family protein — translation MNVLMIINGSAYGLDSTYNAIRLAASMSKRDGVDVTVFLMGDGVTAAMAGQKTPDGYYKLDRMLSPVTRNGGRILCCGTCMDARGITEQMLIEGATRSTMEALTDATLAADKVLVF, via the coding sequence ATGAACGTCCTGATGATCATCAACGGTTCGGCCTACGGCCTGGACTCCACCTACAACGCCATCCGCCTGGCAGCGTCGATGTCCAAACGCGACGGGGTCGACGTGACCGTGTTCCTCATGGGTGACGGGGTGACTGCGGCCATGGCGGGGCAGAAGACCCCCGACGGCTACTACAAACTCGACCGGATGCTCAGCCCTGTCACGCGCAACGGCGGCCGGATCCTGTGCTGCGGCACCTGCATGGATGCCCGCGGCATCACCGAACAGATGCTCATCGAGGGCGCTACCCGCTCCACCATGGAGGCCCTGACCGACGCGACCCTGGCCGCGGACAAGGTGCTGGTCTTCTGA
- a CDS encoding cysteine desulfurase family protein → MTEVIYLDHNATTPLLPSVVDAMLPYLREEYGNPSSDHAHGRRARAAVDTARGQLADLIGCHPDEIVFTSGGTEANNLAIRGTTQALTTSRRTVVTSAVEHPATVAPLRRMEAQGWTIDRLPVTREGSIDPSILPAAMTPDVALVTLMLAQNETGAMLPIAEAGEAAHAAGALMHTDAAQAIGKIPVHVDDLNVDLLSIAGHKVNAPKGVGALYIRRGTPIRPVLLGASQERGIRPGTENVASIVALGTAADAAATDIEQRAHHYRVLRNELWKDLSGSIPGLTRHTPVDSLPNTLSVSFPGVLGADVLARAPHIAASTGSACHSGTERPSAVLTAMGIAHTDAMGTVRLSLGHGNTAQDIVQVVRNLTQAFHEARP, encoded by the coding sequence ATGACCGAGGTCATCTACCTGGACCACAACGCGACCACACCGCTGCTGCCCAGCGTCGTCGACGCGATGCTGCCGTACCTGCGTGAGGAGTACGGCAACCCGTCCAGCGACCACGCACACGGACGCCGGGCACGGGCGGCGGTCGACACCGCACGTGGGCAACTCGCCGACCTGATCGGGTGCCACCCCGACGAGATCGTGTTCACCTCCGGCGGCACCGAAGCCAACAACCTCGCCATCCGGGGAACCACCCAGGCGCTCACCACGTCACGGCGAACAGTCGTCACCTCGGCCGTCGAGCACCCCGCCACCGTGGCACCCCTGCGCCGCATGGAGGCCCAGGGCTGGACCATCGACCGCCTGCCCGTCACCCGCGAAGGCAGTATCGACCCATCGATCCTGCCCGCCGCGATGACCCCGGACGTCGCACTCGTCACGCTCATGCTCGCCCAAAACGAGACCGGCGCAATGCTGCCCATCGCCGAGGCAGGCGAAGCCGCCCACGCCGCAGGGGCACTCATGCACACCGACGCCGCCCAGGCCATCGGCAAGATCCCCGTGCACGTCGACGACCTCAACGTCGACTTGCTGTCCATCGCGGGCCACAAGGTCAACGCTCCCAAAGGCGTCGGTGCCCTCTACATCCGACGCGGCACCCCGATCCGGCCAGTCCTGCTCGGCGCCTCACAGGAACGGGGCATCCGCCCCGGCACCGAGAACGTCGCCAGCATCGTCGCCCTCGGCACCGCCGCCGATGCCGCCGCCACCGACATCGAGCAACGGGCCCACCACTACCGCGTCCTGCGGAACGAACTCTGGAAGGACCTGTCGGGGAGCATCCCCGGACTCACCCGGCACACGCCGGTTGATTCCCTGCCCAACACGCTGTCCGTCAGCTTCCCCGGCGTCCTCGGAGCCGACGTCCTGGCCCGTGCCCCCCACATCGCCGCGTCGACCGGTTCGGCGTGCCACTCCGGGACAGAGCGCCCCTCCGCCGTCCTCACCGCCATGGGCATCGCACACACCGACGCCATGGGCACCGTTCGCCTGTCCCTCGGCCATGGCAACACTGCACAAGACATCGTCCAGGTCGTACGGAACCTGACCCAGGCATTCCACGAAGCGCGACCCTGA
- a CDS encoding DUF3052 family protein, producing MTTTRSDRALGIEQGTVIQMVGWDDDCDQRLIDSVTDAAGAPPVDDDYDDVVDVVVLWWRDDDGDLVDGLLDAIAMLAEKGAIWLVTPKPGRDGHVEPEEISEAAPTAGLRVTANISAAPDWNGTRLVPRS from the coding sequence GTGACCACGACGCGTTCCGATCGGGCCTTGGGTATCGAGCAGGGCACCGTCATCCAGATGGTGGGGTGGGACGACGACTGCGATCAACGGCTGATCGATAGTGTCACCGACGCTGCCGGCGCCCCACCCGTCGACGACGACTACGACGATGTTGTGGACGTTGTGGTGCTCTGGTGGCGCGATGATGACGGCGATCTGGTCGATGGCCTGCTGGACGCGATCGCGATGCTCGCGGAGAAGGGGGCCATCTGGCTGGTGACTCCCAAGCCCGGCCGCGACGGCCACGTCGAGCCTGAAGAGATCTCGGAGGCTGCTCCCACGGCCGGACTGAGGGTGACGGCCAACATCAGCGCTGCACCTGATTGGAACGGCACTCGACTGGTGCCACGGAGCTGA